One part of the Microbulbifer sp. THAF38 genome encodes these proteins:
- a CDS encoding tetratricopeptide repeat protein — protein sequence MKAPLLLSLFLLLSACASLPPDEHRPISLEDALSGEVLLGRSVTLEELPQEDLLGLDSDLRAYLQELAPKASPQSRLAALIRAFEQRDFTVEYDESSTLTAMETYRQARGNCLAFTLMMVAMARELGAEASFNQVEVPPVWSHDEPETFIVYRHVNMVSESSRGRRVVDFNLAAYDPAYDQHILDDTTAFALYYSNRGVELMREGEREQAFLYLRKALELRPQRSDLWANLGAMYSHFGFLTEAQQSYQQALHLKSSNLVAISNLERLYRHNGLQALADEYAKRARYHRERNPYFLFYQARDAYEQGDFKRAERRLRKAVMRHEGDHRFHFLLGLTRYQLGEMSASRESFEEAFSLVRNSSTANAYERKLKLLFEGG from the coding sequence ATGAAAGCCCCATTGTTGCTAAGTCTGTTCCTGTTGTTGAGTGCTTGCGCCAGCTTGCCACCCGATGAACATCGGCCAATTAGCCTTGAAGACGCCCTGAGCGGTGAGGTTTTACTCGGCAGATCCGTTACTCTGGAGGAATTGCCCCAAGAAGACCTCCTGGGATTAGATTCCGATTTGCGGGCCTACCTGCAGGAATTGGCTCCCAAGGCCAGTCCGCAAAGCCGCTTAGCGGCATTGATTCGGGCCTTTGAGCAACGAGACTTTACCGTCGAGTACGATGAGAGTAGCACCCTAACGGCTATGGAAACCTATCGCCAGGCGCGCGGCAACTGCCTGGCTTTCACTCTGATGATGGTAGCGATGGCCAGGGAATTGGGGGCTGAGGCTTCCTTTAATCAGGTGGAAGTACCTCCCGTTTGGAGTCACGATGAGCCCGAGACCTTTATCGTTTACCGCCATGTGAATATGGTATCGGAAAGCTCTCGCGGTCGCCGCGTAGTCGATTTCAATCTTGCAGCCTATGACCCCGCCTACGATCAGCATATCCTGGATGACACAACGGCCTTTGCTCTCTACTACAGTAATCGCGGGGTTGAGTTAATGCGTGAAGGAGAGAGAGAGCAGGCCTTTTTATATTTGCGCAAGGCTCTGGAGCTACGTCCGCAGAGAAGCGATTTATGGGCCAATTTGGGGGCTATGTACAGCCACTTCGGTTTTTTAACCGAGGCGCAGCAGAGTTACCAGCAAGCCCTGCATTTAAAAAGCAGCAACCTCGTTGCAATCAGTAATCTGGAGCGGCTTTACCGACACAACGGCCTGCAAGCACTTGCCGATGAATACGCCAAGCGTGCCCGCTACCACCGGGAACGCAATCCCTATTTTCTCTTCTACCAAGCGCGAGATGCCTATGAGCAGGGAGACTTCAAGCGGGCCGAACGCCGCTTGCGCAAGGCTGTAATGCGCCACGAAGGCGATCATCGCTTCCACTTCTTACTCGGGTTGACCAGATATCAGCTTGGGGAAATGTCGGCATCAAGGGAGAGCTTTGAAGAGGCCTTCTCGCTGGTGAGGAACTCTTCTACTGCTAATGCTTATGAGAGGAAGTTGAAGCTGTTATTTGAGGGAGGGTAA